In Candidatus Falkowbacteria bacterium, a genomic segment contains:
- a CDS encoding flippase, with product MALAGKVAVNTVIQVVTKVVTTGLSLIVIALTTRYLGRYGFGQYTTAITFVTFFSIAADLGLTLVTTQLISRPGANISRVMSNLFTFRVISGFCIIGLAPLIVLLSPYEPVVKQGVGIAAIAFYFVLLSQIFVSLFQKELRTDKIAIAEVVSRIIVLALTIWAIASDFGVIGLLWTITIGNAISFLLHFIYAHRYARISFIFDASVWKDIIQRSWPLIITIVLNLVYLKADILILSLFKSQADVGLYGAAYRVIDVLVTIPFMIGGTILPIFTFSWQSKDKESYQRMWQRVFDVSAIMAWPLVVGGFMLAGPIMNVVSGPGFAPAGSILKILIIAVGFIFFSCFFSYTMISFDQQRKLISAYLITAIASLLLYFILIPKFSYYAAAWITVFSEVLISILARWIVRRSSNLHISFNRFFKALGAAFIMGFMLLLCKSLSLTIGGLLLTIVIGMVVYFVSLYLIRGISKQDITELMSTWRL from the coding sequence ATGGCCCTGGCAGGAAAGGTTGCAGTCAATACAGTAATCCAAGTAGTGACTAAGGTTGTGACAACAGGCCTCAGCCTGATTGTTATTGCTTTAACCACTCGTTATTTGGGTCGATATGGTTTTGGACAATATACAACCGCCATAACATTTGTAACTTTCTTTAGTATTGCAGCTGATTTAGGCTTAACACTTGTAACAACTCAATTAATAAGTCGACCTGGAGCTAATATTTCCAGAGTGATGAGTAATCTTTTTACGTTTCGTGTCATTTCCGGATTTTGTATCATTGGTCTGGCTCCTTTGATTGTTCTGTTATCTCCCTATGAGCCGGTAGTAAAACAAGGAGTAGGTATTGCGGCTATTGCTTTTTACTTTGTCTTACTCAGTCAAATATTTGTTAGCTTATTTCAGAAAGAATTACGTACTGATAAAATTGCCATTGCGGAAGTTGTTAGTCGAATTATAGTCTTAGCTTTGACAATCTGGGCTATTGCTTCTGACTTTGGCGTTATTGGATTACTCTGGACTATCACAATTGGTAATGCCATTAGTTTTTTGTTGCACTTTATTTATGCTCATCGATATGCTCGTATTAGTTTTATCTTTGATGCAAGTGTTTGGAAAGATATTATTCAACGTTCATGGCCATTGATCATAACCATTGTTTTAAATCTAGTCTATCTAAAAGCCGATATATTAATTCTATCATTATTTAAGAGTCAGGCAGATGTTGGTTTATATGGAGCTGCGTACCGTGTAATTGATGTCCTGGTAACTATTCCTTTTATGATTGGAGGCACAATATTGCCAATTTTTACTTTTAGTTGGCAATCAAAAGATAAGGAAAGCTATCAACGAATGTGGCAACGAGTCTTTGATGTTTCAGCAATTATGGCCTGGCCACTTGTAGTTGGTGGATTTATGTTAGCTGGTCCAATTATGAATGTAGTTTCTGGTCCTGGCTTTGCTCCGGCTGGTTCAATTTTAAAGATACTTATAATTGCTGTTGGTTTTATATTCTTTAGTTGTTTTTTTAGCTACACCATGATTAGTTTTGATCAGCAGCGGAAGTTAATCTCAGCCTATTTGATTACGGCAATTGCTTCATTATTATTATATTTTATTTTAATTCCAAAATTTTCATATTATGCTGCGGCGTGGATTACAGTTTTTAGTGAAGTTTTAATTAGTATTTTGGCTCGGTGGATTGTGCGTCGGTCTAGCAATTTACATATTTCATTTAATCGTTTTTTTAAGGCCCTGGGAGCAGCTTTTATTATGGGTTTTATGTTGTTGCTTTGTAAGTCTTTATCACTAACAATTGGTGGATTATTATTAACTATAGTTATTGGAATGGTTGTTTATTTTGTATCACTATATTTAATCAGAGGAATTTCCAAGCAAGATATTACTGAATTAATGTCAACCTGGCGTTTATAA